A window of Oncorhynchus tshawytscha isolate Ot180627B linkage group LG10, Otsh_v2.0, whole genome shotgun sequence contains these coding sequences:
- the mpz gene encoding myelin protein P0 isoform X2 — MLTILALASVILLGIVPQQSEAIVIYTGWERHALVGSDIRLSCSFFSWRWTSDDVTFSWSYRADGARDSISVFHYTGGSPYVDNKGPFRDRLEFVGNPGRRDGSILLKNLDYGDNGTFTCDAKNPPDIVGRASSVRLLVFEKVPIQAGVITGAIIGAVLGLLVLVVVIYYLMRFLVARRVFNLSVSKHGKKGKGKEGSQQRQLWRPPPVTCLPLTS; from the exons ATGCTGACCATTTTGGCGCTAGCATCGGTCATACTGCTTGGAATAG TGCCCCAACAGTCGGAGGCCATCGTCATCTACACGGGCTGGGAGCGTCACGCCCTGGTGGGGTCAGACATCCGTCTGTCATGTTCATTCTTCTCCTGGCGCTGGACTTCCGATGACGTCACCTTCTCCTGGAGCTACCGTGCCGACGGAGCCAGGGACAGcatctct GTCTTCCACTACACTGGTGGATCCCCCTATGTGGACAACAAGGGACCGTTCAGAGACAGGCTGGAGTTTGTGGGGAACCCTGGTCGCCGGGACGGATCCATCCTACTCAAGAACCTGGACTACGGAGACAACGGCACCTTCACCTGTGATGCCAAGAACCCGCCTGACATAGTGGGACGCGCCTCCAGTGTCAGACTGCTGGTCTTTGAAAAAG TTCCCATCCAGGCCGGAGTGATCACAGGGGCCATCATCGGTGCGGTGCTGGGTCTGTTGGTGCTCGTCGTGGTCATCTACTATCTCATGAGGTTCCTGGTGGCCCGCAGAGTCTTCAACCTCAGTGTCAG CAAACATGGAAAGAAAGGGAAGGGTAAAGAGGGATCACAGCAGAGACAG
- the mpz gene encoding myelin protein P0 isoform X3 codes for MLTILALASVILLGIVPQQSEAIVIYTGWERHALVGSDIRLSCSFFSWRWTSDDVTFSWSYRADGARDSISVFHYTGGSPYVDNKGPFRDRLEFVGNPGRRDGSILLKNLDYGDNGTFTCDAKNPPDIVGRASSVRLLVFEKVPIQAGVITGAIIGAVLGLLVLVVVIYYLMRFLVARRVFNLSVSKHGKKGKGKEGSQQRQ; via the exons ATGCTGACCATTTTGGCGCTAGCATCGGTCATACTGCTTGGAATAG TGCCCCAACAGTCGGAGGCCATCGTCATCTACACGGGCTGGGAGCGTCACGCCCTGGTGGGGTCAGACATCCGTCTGTCATGTTCATTCTTCTCCTGGCGCTGGACTTCCGATGACGTCACCTTCTCCTGGAGCTACCGTGCCGACGGAGCCAGGGACAGcatctct GTCTTCCACTACACTGGTGGATCCCCCTATGTGGACAACAAGGGACCGTTCAGAGACAGGCTGGAGTTTGTGGGGAACCCTGGTCGCCGGGACGGATCCATCCTACTCAAGAACCTGGACTACGGAGACAACGGCACCTTCACCTGTGATGCCAAGAACCCGCCTGACATAGTGGGACGCGCCTCCAGTGTCAGACTGCTGGTCTTTGAAAAAG TTCCCATCCAGGCCGGAGTGATCACAGGGGCCATCATCGGTGCGGTGCTGGGTCTGTTGGTGCTCGTCGTGGTCATCTACTATCTCATGAGGTTCCTGGTGGCCCGCAGAGTCTTCAACCTCAGTGTCAG CAAACATGGAAAGAAAGGGAAGGGTAAAGAGGGATCACAGCAGAGACAG